In the Clostridium gelidum genome, TAAGGGATTCCAAGGATGTATAAAGAGATGGAATCAACGCACAGGAGATATGACTCATGGTTCTAAGTTTAAAAGAGCACCAGGTTCAATGGGAGCTTCATCAAGTCCATCTAAAGTATTCAAGAATAAGAGAATGCCAGGACATATGGGATCTGTTAATACAACAGTAATTAATTTAGAAATTGTTAAAGTAATAGCTGAAAAGAATTTAATACTAATTAAGGGTGGAATCCCAGGACCTAATAAGGGTAGAGTAGTAATTAAAGATTCAGCAAGATCTTAATTTCTTTAAGAAAGGAGGAAATAGAATGCCTACAGTAGGAGTATTTAATAAAGAAGGAAATAAAGTTTCAGACATGGAACTAAGCGAAAGCGTATTTGCAGTAGAAGTTAATGAATATGCATTACATCAAGTAGTAGTAGCATTATTAGCTAACAAGAGACAAGGAACTCAATCAACTAAAACTAGATCTGAAGTTAGAGGAGGCGGAGCTAAGCCTTGGAGACAAAAGGGTACTGGAAGAGCAAGACAAGGATCTATCAGAGCGCCACAATGGATCAAGGGTGGTATTGTATTCGCACCAAAGCCTAGAGATTACAGAACTTCAGTTCCAAAGAGTATGAGAAAAGTTGCTATGAAATCTGCTTTAACTAGCAAGGTTCAAGAAAATCAAATGATTATTCTTGATACATTAAATTTTGAAGCACCAAAAACCAAAAATATAGTAGAAATGTTAAAAGCTTTAGAAGCTAATAAAGCATTAATCATAACTGCAGAATCAAATGAAGTTGTTTATAAATCAGCAAGAAACATTCAAGGAATAAGTATTATTCCAGCAAACAACATCAATGTATATGATTTGTTAAAGTATGAAAAATTAATCATAACTAAAGAGGCTGTATCAAAAATTGAGGAGGTGTACGCATAATGAAATTAACAAGCCATGATATAATAAGAAAGCCAGTTATAACTGAAAAAAGTATGTCATCTATGGCCGAAAAAAAGTACACTTTTATAGTTCATGTTGATGCTAATAAATCTCAAATAAAGAGAGCTGTAGAAGAAGTTTTCAATGTTAAAGTTGAAGATGTTAATACTATAAACGGTTTAGGAAAAATGAAAAGACAAGGCGTACATGTAGGTAAAAGACCAGACTACAAAAAGGCTATTGTTAAATTAACTGAAGAAAGCACTGGAATTGAATTCTTTGACGGAATGCAATAGTAGATTAAAGCAATTATTGGTGATAAGCACCAGAGAAGCTTGAAAAAGGAGGAAATTTTAAATGGCAGTTAAAAAGTTTAACCCGATTACACCATCAAGAAGACAAATGACTATGCCAACTTTTGAAGAAATAACTTCACAAGAACCAGAAAAGTCACTTCTTGCTCCGTTAAAAGTTAAAGCGGGTAGAAATAATCAAGGTAAAATCACTGTTAGACATCGTGGTGGTACTGTTAAGAGAAAATACAGAATAATAGATTTTAAAAGAAACAAAGATGAAGTTCCAGCAAAGGTTGCAACTATAGAATATGATCCAAACAGAACAGCGTATATCGCACTTGTTGTATATACAGATGGAGAAAAAAGATATATTCTTGCACCAGCAGGATTACAAGTTGGAGATATTATAGAATCAGGTGTTAATGCTGATATTAAACCAGGTAATGCTCTTCCATTAAAGAACATACCAGTTGGTACAGTTATTCATAACATCGAATTACAAAGAGGAAAAGGTGGCCAATTAGTTAGAGCTGCTGGTAACTCAGCACAATTAATGGCTAAAGAAGGAGATTATGCAACTCTTAGATTACCATCAGGTGAAATGAGATATGTAAGAATCGAATGTAGAGCTACAATTGGAACACTTTCTAATGCAACTAATGGTATTGTTAATATCGGTAAAGCAGGTAGAAAAAGACATATGGGATGGAGACCAACAGTTAGAGGTTCTGTAATGAATCCTAATGATCACCCTCATGGTGGTGGTGAAGGTAAATCTCCAGTTGGTAGACCAAGTCCA is a window encoding:
- the rplD gene encoding 50S ribosomal protein L4, which translates into the protein MPTVGVFNKEGNKVSDMELSESVFAVEVNEYALHQVVVALLANKRQGTQSTKTRSEVRGGGAKPWRQKGTGRARQGSIRAPQWIKGGIVFAPKPRDYRTSVPKSMRKVAMKSALTSKVQENQMIILDTLNFEAPKTKNIVEMLKALEANKALIITAESNEVVYKSARNIQGISIIPANNINVYDLLKYEKLIITKEAVSKIEEVYA
- the rplW gene encoding 50S ribosomal protein L23; translation: MKLTSHDIIRKPVITEKSMSSMAEKKYTFIVHVDANKSQIKRAVEEVFNVKVEDVNTINGLGKMKRQGVHVGKRPDYKKAIVKLTEESTGIEFFDGMQ
- the rplB gene encoding 50S ribosomal protein L2, giving the protein MAVKKFNPITPSRRQMTMPTFEEITSQEPEKSLLAPLKVKAGRNNQGKITVRHRGGTVKRKYRIIDFKRNKDEVPAKVATIEYDPNRTAYIALVVYTDGEKRYILAPAGLQVGDIIESGVNADIKPGNALPLKNIPVGTVIHNIELQRGKGGQLVRAAGNSAQLMAKEGDYATLRLPSGEMRYVRIECRATIGTLSNATNGIVNIGKAGRKRHMGWRPTVRGSVMNPNDHPHGGGEGKSPVGRPSPVTPWGKPALGYKTRKNKKYSDKFIIKDRRSK